One window from the genome of Eucalyptus grandis isolate ANBG69807.140 chromosome 7, ASM1654582v1, whole genome shotgun sequence encodes:
- the LOC120296331 gene encoding mitogen-activated protein kinase kinase kinase 1-like isoform X1 encodes MAEGSSEWMSATTSRTCPPSNELHWSDGDDSDCSLSTAVEDEESVEDEKPKDEDGAGNIPSAGDLEPWRPVSVAGRFKRRINSWRKCRMLGKGSYGDVFEVITDDGSYFAVKEISLSDHTDRSLGQLEQEISLLGQFEHENIVQYIGTDKDNEKLYIFLEIMTKGSLATLYRNHSLIESQVSAYTRQILNGLKYLHDKKVIHRDIKCANILVDASGSVKLADFGWAKATDMNAAKSLKGTLLWTAPEVFKNVNDGSYGLAADIWSLGCTVLEMLTRRGQYSDFEPQEQALEKIRKGEPPSLPKYLSKDARDFIRRCLRRNPKNRPSAALLLDHPFVMKPPAFGFA; translated from the exons ATGGCGGAGGGAAGCTCCGAGTGGATGTCCGCCACGACCTCCCGCACCTGCCCCCCTTCGAATGAATTGCATTGGTCGGATGGAGATGATTCGGACTGTTCTTTATCAACTGCTGTCGAAGACGAGGAGTCAGTTGAGGATGAGAAGCCTAAGGATGAAGATGGTGCGGGGAACATCCCTTCTGCCGGCGATTTAGAACCATGGCGCCCTGTTTCTGTCGCGGGGAGGTTCAAACGAAGAATCAACTCATGGAGGAAGTGCCGGATGTTGGGAAAGGGTTCGTACGGAGACGTCTTCGAAGTCATCACTGA TGATGGATCCTATTTCGCTGTAAAGGAGATTTCTTTGTCTGATCATACCGATCGGAGCTTAGGGCAGCTTGAGCAG gaaatttctcttttaggTCAGTTTGAACATGAGAACATTGTTCAATATATTGGCACAGACAAG GATAATGAGAAGCTTTACATATTCCTTGAGATCATGACCAAAGGCTCACTTGCAACTCTTTATCGCAACCACAGCTTGATAGAATCCCAAGTCTCTGCTTACACTAGGCAAATTTTAAATGGTTTAAAGTATCTTCATGACAAGAAGGTGATACACAG GGATATTAAATGTGCTAACATACTGGTTGATGCAAGTGGATCTGTGAAACTTGCAGACTTTGGATGGGCAAAG GCCACCGATATGAATGCTGCTAAATCCTTAAAAGGAACACTTTTGTGGACGGCGCCTGAG GTCTTCAAAAATGTAAACGATGGAAGCTATGGGTTGGCAGCTGATATTTGGAGCCTTGGCTGCACTGTTTTAGAGATGTTAACACGCAGGGGTCAATATTCTGACTTTGAACCG CAGGAGCAAGCATTGGAGAAAATTCGCAAGGGTGAACCTCCTTCACTTCcgaaatatttatcaaaagacGCCCGAGACTTCATCCGCCGATGCTTGCGACGAAATCCGAAGAATCGGCCTTCTGCGGCGCTGTTGCTAGACCATCCCTTTGTGATGAAGCCACCGGCTTTTGGTTTTGCTTGA
- the LOC120296331 gene encoding mitogen-activated protein kinase kinase kinase 1-like isoform X2, which translates to MAEGSSEWMSATTSRTCPPSNELHWSDGDDSDCSLSTAVEDEESVEDEKPKDEDGAGNIPSAGDLEPWRPVSVAGRFKRRINSWRKCRMLGKGSYGDVFEVITDDGSYFAVKEISLSDHTDRSLGQLEQEISLLGQFEHENIVQYIGTDKDNEKLYIFLEIMTKGSLATLYRNHSLIESQVSAYTRQILNGLKYLHDKKVIHRDIKCANILVDASGSVKLADFGWAKATDMNAAKSLKGTLLWTAPEVFKNVNDGSYGLAADIWSLGCTVLEMLTRRGQYSDFEPEQALEKIRKGEPPSLPKYLSKDARDFIRRCLRRNPKNRPSAALLLDHPFVMKPPAFGFA; encoded by the exons ATGGCGGAGGGAAGCTCCGAGTGGATGTCCGCCACGACCTCCCGCACCTGCCCCCCTTCGAATGAATTGCATTGGTCGGATGGAGATGATTCGGACTGTTCTTTATCAACTGCTGTCGAAGACGAGGAGTCAGTTGAGGATGAGAAGCCTAAGGATGAAGATGGTGCGGGGAACATCCCTTCTGCCGGCGATTTAGAACCATGGCGCCCTGTTTCTGTCGCGGGGAGGTTCAAACGAAGAATCAACTCATGGAGGAAGTGCCGGATGTTGGGAAAGGGTTCGTACGGAGACGTCTTCGAAGTCATCACTGA TGATGGATCCTATTTCGCTGTAAAGGAGATTTCTTTGTCTGATCATACCGATCGGAGCTTAGGGCAGCTTGAGCAG gaaatttctcttttaggTCAGTTTGAACATGAGAACATTGTTCAATATATTGGCACAGACAAG GATAATGAGAAGCTTTACATATTCCTTGAGATCATGACCAAAGGCTCACTTGCAACTCTTTATCGCAACCACAGCTTGATAGAATCCCAAGTCTCTGCTTACACTAGGCAAATTTTAAATGGTTTAAAGTATCTTCATGACAAGAAGGTGATACACAG GGATATTAAATGTGCTAACATACTGGTTGATGCAAGTGGATCTGTGAAACTTGCAGACTTTGGATGGGCAAAG GCCACCGATATGAATGCTGCTAAATCCTTAAAAGGAACACTTTTGTGGACGGCGCCTGAG GTCTTCAAAAATGTAAACGATGGAAGCTATGGGTTGGCAGCTGATATTTGGAGCCTTGGCTGCACTGTTTTAGAGATGTTAACACGCAGGGGTCAATATTCTGACTTTGAACCG GAGCAAGCATTGGAGAAAATTCGCAAGGGTGAACCTCCTTCACTTCcgaaatatttatcaaaagacGCCCGAGACTTCATCCGCCGATGCTTGCGACGAAATCCGAAGAATCGGCCTTCTGCGGCGCTGTTGCTAGACCATCCCTTTGTGATGAAGCCACCGGCTTTTGGTTTTGCTTGA